In a genomic window of Erigeron canadensis isolate Cc75 chromosome 5, C_canadensis_v1, whole genome shotgun sequence:
- the LOC122598990 gene encoding major pollen allergen Ole e 10-like — protein sequence MMKITKGDYSCQATWCVARPSTSSQDLQKNIDYVCTRLGDCRMIAPGGACYEPNTLISRASVVMNLYYQQNKRNFFNCDFSGSAIVAVTDPSYGNCKYKFQQ from the exons ATGATGAAAATCACAAAAGGAGACTACTCATGCCAG gcaACTTGGTGTGTAGCGAGGCCATCTACTTCAAGTCAAGACTTGCAGAAAAATATTGACTACGTGTGTACTAGGTTGGGCGACTGTCGTATGATTGCACCAGGAGGGGCTTGTTATGAACCAAATACATTGATCAGCAGAGCTTCAGTTGTTATGAATCTTTACTACCAGCAAAACAAACGAAACTTTTTCAATTGTGACTTCTCAGGCTCTGCAATTGTTGCTGTCACAGACCCAA GCTATGGTAATTGCAAGTACAAGTTTCAACAGTAA